The window CCTACCGCAACCTGGTCGATCGTTTCAAATACCGTCAGGTTCTCATCGAGCAGTTGGGCCTGGTTTTGCGCAAAATAGCCTATCTTCACATTATGTCCCAGTTCCAGTTTCCCCTCGAACCCGATTTCGCCCATGATACATTTTATCAATGTCGATTTTCCTTCACCGTTTTTCCCCACAAATGCAACTTTTTCACCCCGATTGATGGTGAACGTTACGTTTGAAAATACACGGTGCTCTCCGTAGTGTTTGGCCAGATTCTCCACGACGACCGGATAGGAGCCGGAGCGTGGTGCGGGGGGGAACTTCAGGTTGAGGCGGGAGTTGTCCACCTCATCCACCTCGATGCGCTCGATCTTCTCAAGTTGCTTGATGCGCGACTGCACCTGATTGGATTTGGTTGCTTTGTACCGGAACCGTTCGATGAACGCCTCGGTCTCCTGAATCTGTTTCTGCTGGTTCTCATAGGCGCGAAGCTGCTGTTCACGCCTCTCTTTCCGGAGCTCCAGGTATTTGGAGTAGTTTACCTTGTAGTCGTGTATATTGCCCAGCACGATCTCGATGGTCCGGTTGGTCACGTTATCCAGAAAAGCCTTGTCGTGCGAGACCAGTATCACTGCATTGGTGCGTGAAACCAGAAAGTTCTCCAGCCACTGGATCGACTCAATATCGAGGTGGTTGGTAGGTTCGTCCAGCAAGAGGAGGTCGGGCGAGCGCAGCAGGATCTTGGCCAGCTCGATACGCATTCGCCAACCACCGCTAAATTCGTGTGTGGGGCGGTCGAAATCCGACCGGTTGAATCCCAGCCCAAGCAGTGTCTTTTCGGTTTCAGCCTCGAAATCGTTGATGCCCGACATCAGCAACAACTCCTGGACATCGGTTGAGCGCTGGATAATCTGCCGGTATTCATCCGACTCGTAATCGGTCCGTTCTGCCAACTGGCGGTGCAGCCTCTCCAGCTCACCTTCCAGCTGCTTCAGATGATCGAATGCAAGTGCCGCCTCCTCTTTCACCGTGTGCTCATCGTTGAGCTTCATCTGTTGCGGCAGATAGCCTATCGTAACCTCTTTCGGAGAGGAGATGGTGCCGTTTGTAGG of the Petrimonas mucosa genome contains:
- a CDS encoding ABC-F family ATP-binding cassette domain-containing protein — encoded protein: MISIENLTVEFGGFTLLDGISFVLNKNERIALTGKNGAGKSTLLKLIAGAQQPTNGTISSPKEVTIGYLPQQMKLNDEHTVKEEAALAFDHLKQLEGELERLHRQLAERTDYESDEYRQIIQRSTDVQELLLMSGINDFEAETEKTLLGLGFNRSDFDRPTHEFSGGWRMRIELAKILLRSPDLLLLDEPTNHLDIESIQWLENFLVSRTNAVILVSHDKAFLDNVTNRTIEIVLGNIHDYKVNYSKYLELRKERREQQLRAYENQQKQIQETEAFIERFRYKATKSNQVQSRIKQLEKIERIEVDEVDNSRLNLKFPPAPRSGSYPVVVENLAKHYGEHRVFSNVTFTINRGEKVAFVGKNGEGKSTLIKCIMGEIGFEGKLELGHNVKIGYFAQNQAQLLDENLTVFETIDQVAVGDIRTKIRDILGAFMFGGEASDKKVRVLSGGERTRLAMIRLLLEPVNLLILDEPTNHLDIASKEVLKKAIREFDGTAIIVSHDRDFLNELVGKVYEFGGGEVREHMGGIYDFLSKKRLENLQQLELSKSPVTNSQKEREVSPSEGKLSYQEQKEQNRLVRRKEKEIEEIEEKITRLDQQLAELEARLSTPEGASDLDLLQNYLETKNKLDVVMNNWERLTLELDGLKG